In one window of Legionella fallonii LLAP-10 DNA:
- a CDS encoding MlaD family protein encodes MESKTNYTIVGLVVLFLAAGLLSTALWLSVGFNQKQYNSYTVYLHESAAGLSQDAPVKYNGVQVGFVKKIKLNNNDPRQVEITLSIEEGTPITTSTAATLISQGITGVTYVGLSASTADLTPIQKMPGEPYPVIPAKPSLFNQLDSILKEVAESVNKVSGQAQQVFNDENARHIRNTLANIDRVTGVIAKDSENINQTLHSADVFLANAAKASKDFPEIIKELKVGVTKFNKLAADMSQAGKNVSKTMISGKNTLDKVSQQALPPAVILLRRLNAISANLEKVTNEMRQNPSVVIRGTTPPKPGPGE; translated from the coding sequence TTGGAATCGAAAACCAACTATACCATTGTGGGACTGGTCGTTCTTTTTTTAGCGGCAGGGTTATTATCCACCGCTTTATGGCTGTCCGTTGGTTTCAATCAGAAGCAATATAACTCCTATACTGTTTACCTGCATGAGTCAGCTGCAGGTTTATCTCAGGATGCTCCAGTTAAATACAATGGCGTTCAAGTTGGTTTTGTTAAGAAAATTAAATTGAATAATAATGATCCACGTCAAGTGGAGATTACATTAAGTATTGAAGAGGGCACACCAATTACTACCAGCACTGCTGCTACTTTGATCTCTCAAGGTATTACTGGGGTCACTTATGTAGGGCTGTCTGCAAGTACTGCAGATTTAACGCCAATACAAAAAATGCCTGGCGAGCCTTATCCTGTAATACCTGCGAAACCTTCTTTATTTAACCAATTAGATTCTATTTTAAAAGAAGTCGCAGAGAGCGTGAACAAAGTAAGTGGCCAGGCTCAGCAAGTATTTAATGATGAAAACGCACGTCATATTAGAAATACTTTAGCTAACATTGATCGCGTTACTGGGGTCATTGCTAAAGATAGTGAAAATATAAACCAAACCTTACACAGTGCGGATGTATTTTTGGCCAATGCAGCTAAAGCGAGTAAGGATTTCCCGGAAATAATAAAAGAGTTAAAAGTTGGTGTGACTAAGTTTAATAAGCTGGCTGCTGATATGAGTCAGGCTGGAAAAAATGTTTCCAAGACAATGATTTCAGGAAAAAATACTTTAGATAAAGTGTCACAACAAGCACTGCCTCCAGCGGTAATTTTGCTCCGACGATTGAATGCTATTTCGGCTAACCTTGAAAAAGTTACTAATGAAATGCGTCAAAATCCTTCAGTAGTTATTCGGGGGACAACACCACCTAAACCAGGACCAGGAGAATAA
- a CDS encoding ABC transporter ATP-binding protein, with product MSEPVIEIKGMKNFLGGQWVHSDVNLTVEKGEILAIIGGSGSGKTTILRSLLMLLKPTAGSIKVFGEEVHDLGPHQALMLRRRWGMLFQHSALFSALTVLENVMFPMQEFTSLEPEFMRELALLKIALVGLPKEAAGKLPSELSGGMQRRAAAARAIAMDPELLFLDEPTTGLDPRGARLFDDLVVFLRDSLNLTIVMISHDIQSLKNTTDRVAFVGDGKILSVEPINDLMKNKNPLIAEYFSKLT from the coding sequence ATGAGTGAGCCCGTTATAGAAATTAAAGGGATGAAGAACTTCTTAGGAGGTCAATGGGTTCATTCTGATGTTAATCTAACTGTAGAAAAAGGTGAGATACTTGCTATCATTGGCGGCTCAGGTAGTGGGAAGACTACTATATTACGTAGCCTATTAATGTTATTGAAACCTACCGCTGGTAGTATTAAAGTATTTGGCGAAGAAGTGCATGATCTTGGCCCGCATCAAGCATTAATGCTTAGGCGACGCTGGGGAATGCTTTTTCAGCATAGCGCCTTATTTTCAGCCCTGACCGTTTTAGAAAATGTAATGTTTCCTATGCAGGAATTTACTAGTTTAGAACCAGAGTTTATGCGGGAGCTGGCGTTGTTAAAAATAGCGTTAGTTGGATTACCTAAAGAAGCCGCTGGTAAATTACCTTCAGAACTTAGTGGAGGGATGCAGCGAAGAGCTGCTGCTGCACGTGCTATCGCTATGGATCCTGAATTGTTATTTCTTGATGAACCAACTACAGGATTAGATCCACGTGGAGCAAGACTTTTTGATGATTTGGTTGTTTTTTTAAGAGATTCGTTAAACTTAACTATCGTTATGATCAGTCATGACATTCAATCTTTGAAAAATACCACCGATAGAGTAGCTTTTGTTGGCGATGGGAAAATTCTTAGTGTTGAACCCATTAACGACTTAATGAAAAATAAAAATCCATTAATTGCTGAATATTTCAGTAAATTGACATAA
- a CDS encoding MlaE family ABC transporter permease, with product MNQSEAQITFEKEHNSFQCAGSWTVQALGALSKKFSKSELPQQQKLSISGESISAFDSAGALALINCMAELKQKNNEVELIHFSENQKKLIDLIESKKDVLAYQVPEPPREGVLYQIGKESENKLIQVDGIVILVGDLSVKLFEAMGNWRRFQFASIISNIHSAGIQALPIVALLSFLIGVVLAYQMGLQLATYGANIFIAYLSGMAIFREFAPLITAIIVAGRTSSAFTAQIGSMKINEEIDALLTMGLSPTELLVLPKVLGLLIVFPLLIFWADLFSVLGAMIMSKSMLGISFEDFLIRLKDSVGLSQMLLGLYKAPAFAILIALVGCFQGFRVEASADSIGSQTTKSVVQALFLIIIADAAFSVVYSWMKL from the coding sequence ATGAATCAAAGCGAAGCTCAAATTACATTCGAAAAAGAACATAATAGTTTCCAATGCGCTGGTTCCTGGACTGTTCAGGCGCTTGGAGCTTTATCTAAGAAATTTAGCAAAAGTGAGCTTCCGCAACAGCAAAAATTATCAATAAGTGGTGAGTCAATCAGTGCCTTTGATAGCGCAGGTGCGTTAGCTCTCATCAATTGTATGGCAGAACTAAAACAAAAAAACAATGAAGTTGAATTAATTCATTTTTCCGAAAATCAAAAAAAATTAATTGATTTAATTGAGTCAAAAAAAGATGTATTGGCTTATCAAGTTCCTGAGCCGCCTCGAGAAGGCGTTCTTTATCAAATCGGTAAAGAGTCAGAAAACAAACTAATACAGGTCGATGGCATAGTGATTCTTGTTGGGGATCTCAGTGTCAAACTATTTGAGGCAATGGGAAATTGGCGTCGCTTTCAGTTTGCCAGTATTATTTCAAATATTCATTCTGCAGGGATTCAAGCTTTACCTATAGTTGCTTTATTGTCTTTTTTAATAGGGGTAGTGCTAGCCTATCAAATGGGGTTACAACTAGCAACTTACGGAGCGAATATTTTTATTGCCTATCTTTCTGGTATGGCTATCTTTCGCGAATTTGCTCCTTTGATCACCGCAATTATAGTTGCAGGACGAACGAGTTCAGCCTTTACAGCACAAATTGGAAGCATGAAAATTAATGAGGAAATTGATGCCTTGCTTACCATGGGATTATCACCTACTGAATTATTGGTGTTACCCAAGGTATTGGGATTATTAATTGTTTTTCCTTTATTAATCTTTTGGGCTGATCTTTTTAGTGTCCTGGGTGCCATGATCATGTCAAAGTCCATGCTTGGTATTAGTTTTGAAGATTTTTTAATACGTTTGAAGGATTCGGTTGGTCTTTCTCAAATGTTATTAGGTTTATATAAAGCCCCAGCTTTTGCTATTTTAATTGCTCTAGTAGGATGTTTTCAGGGATTTAGAGTTGAGGCAAGTGCTGATAGTATAGGAAGCCAAACAACTAAAAGCGTGGTACAGGCCTTGTTTTTAATTATTATTGCCGATGCCGCATTTTCTGTAGTTTATAGTTGGATGAAACTGTAA
- a CDS encoding RhoGEF domain-containing protein: protein METKTDKLIVDNKVVEEMIATEQSYNQALTLLAAALNIKEIVKDNPFLHELKITINILKNISDDLLKHAAKAVDPLVTEREHKAYRAQRLQLMQAFFLAYQNYSSLFERYIDESRKDPAAFMSLEDFLATHSTSKLDLASYLIQPIQRGPRYSLLVKETKRMSQHLTQNNVEEFLKLEAFISESLSKVNKYLTDTSKTKAPQDDGYYPGKLTITAASGVYNYLFASSSASEPEHNEEPIQDENVQKEPKRTGYRFGDGGRYLYSLFTSTKPTQSAEGQSSTKESIANDAQEAEEFVLIEKIASDDGEHGDETEDESTPRQARTF, encoded by the coding sequence ATGGAAACAAAAACAGATAAATTAATCGTAGATAATAAAGTAGTAGAGGAAATGATTGCCACCGAACAATCATACAATCAAGCACTAACCTTATTAGCGGCAGCACTCAACATAAAAGAAATTGTAAAGGATAATCCATTTCTTCATGAACTTAAGATAACAATAAATATCCTCAAAAATATCTCCGATGATTTACTAAAACATGCTGCAAAAGCAGTTGATCCTCTTGTTACTGAAAGAGAGCATAAAGCCTACAGAGCACAGCGTCTGCAATTAATGCAAGCATTTTTTCTTGCTTACCAAAATTATTCATCTCTGTTTGAGCGCTATATAGATGAAAGTCGCAAGGATCCAGCGGCATTTATGTCCTTAGAAGACTTTTTAGCCACTCACTCCACTAGTAAACTCGATCTCGCCTCTTATCTTATACAACCTATTCAACGGGGTCCACGCTATTCATTATTGGTTAAAGAAACAAAAAGAATGAGCCAACATTTAACTCAAAACAATGTAGAAGAGTTTCTGAAATTAGAAGCGTTCATTAGTGAAAGTCTTTCTAAGGTTAACAAATATCTAACAGATACCTCCAAAACTAAGGCTCCACAAGATGATGGTTATTATCCTGGTAAACTGACTATCACCGCCGCTTCGGGTGTTTATAATTACTTATTTGCCTCTTCATCTGCGTCTGAGCCTGAACACAATGAAGAACCTATTCAAGACGAAAATGTACAGAAAGAACCTAAAAGAACCGGATATAGATTTGGTGATGGAGGCCGTTATTTATACAGCTTATTTACTAGTACAAAGCCAACTCAATCTGCCGAGGGACAGTCTTCCACCAAAGAGTCAATTGCCAATGATGCTCAGGAAGCTGAAGAGTTCGTTCTTATAGAAAAAATCGCTTCTGACGATGGCGAACATGGCGACGAAACAGAAGACGAGTCTACACCTCGACAGGCAAGAACGTTCTAA
- a CDS encoding ATP-binding cassette domain-containing protein, whose product MSRLIQLIDVSLYFNEKLCFEEFNYQIHTGERIALIGDNGSGKSSMLKIIKKLAPPSDGLIHYADDLTVGYVPQLIDRTDSSSGAERFNQALTQALAQNPQVLLLDEPTNHLDQKNRRNLMRLLEQFCGTLIIASHDVNLLRNNEFCFWNFNQQKIELYQGYFDHYQQQMRLQRDAIETRIEHLKQQKKQSHLSLMKEQQRAKNSRLKGEKSIKQAKWPTIVSKSKMLRSQETEGKKKRKLAEDKEFLVHQLQEINIVEEITPQFELSPSAKTTKALVTITEGVVSYEQQVILKSINLNITGNSRLAICGANGSGKSTLLKAIMGDTSVKKEGLWITPAPQDIGYLDQHYQLLTETDSVLDTIEGCRPEWTHAEIRHHLNHFLFRKNEQVHTLISQLSGGEKARLTLAKIAAKPPKLLILDELTNNLDFKTRNHVITLLKNYPGPFIVVSHDNDFLHLIDINGTYLV is encoded by the coding sequence ATGAGTCGTTTAATTCAACTAATTGACGTCAGTCTATATTTTAACGAAAAACTTTGTTTTGAAGAATTTAATTATCAGATTCACACTGGTGAGCGTATTGCTTTAATCGGTGATAATGGTTCTGGTAAAAGCAGTATGCTCAAAATCATTAAAAAACTTGCCCCTCCAAGTGATGGCCTGATTCACTATGCTGATGACCTGACTGTCGGCTATGTTCCTCAATTAATTGATCGCACCGACTCATCCAGTGGTGCAGAACGCTTTAATCAAGCCTTAACTCAAGCTTTAGCACAAAATCCTCAAGTACTTTTGCTTGATGAACCAACAAATCACTTAGATCAGAAAAATCGTCGCAACCTGATGCGCTTATTAGAACAATTTTGTGGTACTTTAATTATTGCTTCTCATGATGTTAACTTACTGCGCAATAATGAATTTTGTTTTTGGAATTTTAATCAACAAAAAATCGAACTCTATCAAGGATATTTCGATCATTACCAGCAACAAATGCGATTACAACGTGATGCTATTGAAACGAGAATAGAACATTTAAAACAACAAAAAAAACAAAGTCACCTCTCTCTGATGAAAGAACAGCAACGAGCAAAAAATTCACGATTAAAGGGAGAAAAATCAATTAAACAAGCCAAATGGCCTACTATTGTTTCTAAATCTAAAATGCTTCGATCTCAAGAAACAGAGGGGAAAAAGAAAAGGAAATTAGCCGAAGATAAAGAATTTTTAGTACATCAACTGCAAGAGATCAATATAGTAGAAGAAATTACACCACAATTTGAACTCTCTCCATCAGCAAAAACGACTAAAGCGTTAGTCACTATTACTGAAGGAGTAGTTTCCTATGAACAGCAGGTCATATTGAAGTCTATTAATCTCAACATTACAGGTAACAGTCGATTAGCAATTTGTGGCGCTAATGGTTCGGGCAAGTCGACCCTTCTAAAAGCAATTATGGGAGATACATCCGTTAAAAAGGAAGGGTTGTGGATAACGCCAGCGCCTCAAGATATTGGCTATTTGGATCAACATTATCAATTATTAACGGAAACAGATAGCGTTTTGGACACTATAGAAGGATGCCGACCTGAGTGGACTCATGCTGAAATTCGCCACCACCTCAATCATTTTCTTTTCCGTAAAAATGAACAAGTCCATACTCTTATTTCTCAACTGTCAGGTGGAGAAAAAGCTCGCTTAACTCTAGCAAAAATTGCAGCAAAACCACCTAAGTTACTCATCCTCGATGAATTAACTAACAACCTTGATTTTAAAACCAGAAATCATGTGATTACCCTACTTAAAAATTATCCAGGGCCTTTTATAGTGGTTTCTCATGATAATGATTTTTTGCATCTTATTGATATTAATGGAACTTACCTGGTGTGA
- the fni gene encoding type 2 isopentenyl-diphosphate Delta-isomerase translates to MENDYSQFEQRKRDHIELALMPANQSSELNPFDQFSLLHEALPDVNFSEISIQSQRFNKTVETPFIVSSMTAGHSNSVNINSRLIEACAQSGWAMGVGSQRRELTDKQAAFEWEPLRHQFPNVSLFSNLGIAQIIDTPISAIQRLVDALQAEALIIHCNPLQECIQPEGTTDFKGCWTALDLLVKTIPTPVIVKETGCGFSKNTLIRLNDLGVAAVDVSGVGGTHWGRIEGHRAINDSLRHNAANTFRNWGIDTLRSVQNAASINPNFEIWGSGGVRHGLDAAKLFALGASTVGFAKPMLEAALESSLHVLNKMQVIEYELKTAMFCTGSRVLSDLKEKACP, encoded by the coding sequence ATGGAAAACGACTACAGTCAATTTGAGCAACGAAAACGAGATCATATTGAACTCGCTTTAATGCCGGCCAATCAAAGCAGTGAACTAAACCCTTTTGATCAGTTTTCTTTGCTTCATGAAGCATTACCCGATGTTAATTTTAGTGAGATATCGATTCAAAGCCAACGCTTTAATAAAACGGTAGAAACACCATTTATTGTCAGCTCTATGACTGCCGGACATTCCAACTCAGTTAATATCAATAGTCGTTTGATAGAGGCCTGCGCTCAATCCGGTTGGGCTATGGGTGTTGGCTCACAACGACGAGAACTAACCGATAAGCAAGCTGCTTTTGAATGGGAGCCTTTGCGCCATCAATTTCCTAATGTGAGCCTATTCAGCAACCTTGGAATAGCACAGATAATTGATACTCCTATTTCAGCAATTCAACGTTTGGTTGACGCATTACAAGCTGAAGCATTAATTATTCACTGTAATCCTCTACAAGAATGTATTCAACCCGAAGGAACAACCGATTTTAAAGGGTGTTGGACGGCCTTAGACCTATTAGTTAAAACCATCCCTACCCCGGTTATTGTTAAAGAAACAGGTTGTGGCTTTTCAAAAAATACGTTGATTCGTTTAAATGATTTGGGAGTTGCTGCTGTCGATGTTAGTGGCGTGGGAGGAACTCACTGGGGACGAATAGAGGGCCATAGAGCAATTAATGATTCATTAAGACATAATGCGGCCAATACTTTTCGTAATTGGGGAATTGATACCTTACGAAGCGTACAAAATGCAGCATCAATCAATCCTAACTTTGAAATTTGGGGCTCAGGAGGAGTAAGACATGGCTTGGATGCAGCAAAACTATTTGCTTTAGGCGCTTCAACAGTAGGGTTTGCTAAACCCATGCTTGAAGCTGCTTTAGAATCATCCCTGCATGTTCTTAATAAAATGCAGGTAATAGAATATGAATTAAAAACCGCCATGTTCTGTACAGGCAGTCGTGTACTTAGCGATTTAAAGGAGAAGGCATGTCCATAG
- a CDS encoding hydroxymethylglutaryl-CoA reductase, degradative, giving the protein MSIASNAEQLFSGFSKLSREERFQRLLALGAITPEDINFLKQGGIKNSNLAEKLIENVIGYFQLPLGVATNFNIDGHDYVVPLAVEETSIIAALSKSAKWIRQHGEIKTWVEGDCILGQIQLAKINDFEQFSRIFNENRLYLIEKANEDVAATMVKRGGGVKDLQLRHIKREDGHDMAVIHLTMDSCDAMGANIINQVLEYLKTPIEQIAGEEVTMCILSNLNDQKLTTAQVTIRNIAPELGHKLQEASLFAEMDPYRAATHNKGVMNGIDPVLIATGNDWRAVEAGIHAYAARSGQYRAITRWRYQNETLTGELTAPIIVGTVGGVTSLHPTAKMCLRMMNISSANQLSRIIAAVGLVQNLGAIRALCTDGIIQGHMKLHIDNLLLVTGADENEIPVLKERLQKWLDLNKRVSVNNAHDLLAEIRQTSIAI; this is encoded by the coding sequence ATGTCCATAGCTTCTAATGCGGAACAGTTATTTAGTGGCTTTTCAAAGCTTTCACGCGAAGAGCGATTCCAAAGATTATTAGCTTTAGGCGCTATCACGCCCGAGGATATTAATTTTCTCAAGCAAGGTGGTATCAAAAACTCAAATCTGGCTGAAAAGTTAATAGAAAATGTTATAGGCTATTTTCAACTTCCTTTAGGAGTAGCCACCAACTTTAATATCGATGGTCATGACTACGTTGTTCCCTTAGCCGTTGAAGAAACATCGATTATTGCTGCTTTATCCAAATCAGCAAAGTGGATAAGACAACACGGCGAAATAAAAACTTGGGTTGAAGGCGATTGTATTCTTGGGCAAATTCAATTGGCCAAAATCAATGATTTTGAACAATTTTCCCGTATTTTCAATGAAAATCGCTTATATCTTATAGAAAAAGCCAATGAAGATGTAGCCGCTACTATGGTCAAACGTGGCGGTGGCGTTAAAGATTTGCAACTACGCCATATAAAAAGAGAAGATGGCCATGATATGGCAGTGATTCATCTGACTATGGATAGTTGTGATGCCATGGGTGCCAATATTATTAATCAAGTTCTTGAATATTTGAAGACCCCCATTGAGCAAATAGCCGGTGAAGAAGTCACCATGTGCATTTTATCTAATTTAAATGATCAGAAACTGACAACAGCACAAGTGACTATCCGTAATATTGCTCCAGAATTAGGCCATAAATTACAGGAAGCCTCATTATTCGCGGAAATGGATCCTTACAGAGCTGCTACTCACAATAAAGGAGTAATGAATGGCATTGATCCAGTACTCATTGCCACGGGTAATGACTGGCGTGCTGTAGAAGCGGGAATACATGCATACGCCGCACGTAGCGGCCAATATAGAGCCATTACGCGTTGGCGTTATCAAAATGAGACGCTCACAGGGGAGTTAACTGCGCCAATTATTGTAGGCACCGTAGGTGGTGTTACTTCCCTACACCCTACCGCGAAAATGTGTTTACGTATGATGAACATTAGCTCAGCAAACCAACTATCTCGAATCATTGCCGCGGTCGGACTGGTTCAGAATTTAGGTGCAATTAGAGCCTTATGCACTGATGGTATTATTCAAGGACACATGAAATTACACATTGATAATCTTCTTTTAGTTACTGGAGCAGATGAAAATGAGATCCCTGTGCTAAAAGAACGTCTACAAAAATGGCTTGATTTAAATAAAAGAGTCAGTGTAAATAATGCTCATGATTTATTAGCTGAAATCAGACAAACATCGATTGCGATATGA
- a CDS encoding tyrosine-type recombinase/integrase, with translation MALTKKNGFWWIDVTFGDKRIRRSTRTKVKQQAQQFHDNFLQDLWSNKHTKLPQQKSWVDAVVRWLEESAHKRSLVTDKFHLAFLDPYLGQKTLDEINAELIEFIAQEKERTNVTPTTVNRMLEIIRAILNKAHKEWQWINTMPLFRMRKVENKRIRWLSSGQAGKLLQELPNHLKDMAAFTLATGLRQSNVTKLQWSEVDLIRKHALIHPDQSKTKKAIPVPLNSQAIAIIEKQKGLHPSFVFTYFGKPVTRCNNHAWQKALVRAGIKDFRWHDLRHTWASWHVQNGTSLQELQQLGGWSEYEMVLRYAHLSSDHLKVAAERITKNSGTFSSL, from the coding sequence ATGGCACTCACGAAAAAAAATGGGTTCTGGTGGATCGACGTCACCTTCGGTGACAAGCGTATACGCAGAAGCACTAGGACTAAAGTAAAACAACAAGCGCAACAATTCCATGATAATTTTCTACAAGATCTATGGAGTAACAAGCATACCAAATTACCCCAACAGAAATCGTGGGTAGATGCTGTTGTGCGATGGTTAGAGGAATCAGCGCATAAACGAAGTTTAGTTACGGATAAATTTCATTTGGCCTTTCTGGACCCTTATCTTGGCCAGAAAACGTTAGATGAAATTAACGCCGAATTAATTGAATTTATTGCGCAAGAAAAAGAGCGGACTAATGTTACTCCAACGACGGTCAACCGAATGTTGGAAATTATACGTGCTATTTTAAACAAAGCTCATAAGGAATGGCAGTGGATAAACACCATGCCATTATTCAGAATGAGAAAAGTTGAAAATAAGCGTATACGTTGGTTGAGCAGCGGACAGGCTGGTAAATTGCTTCAGGAGCTACCAAATCATTTGAAAGATATGGCCGCTTTTACTTTAGCAACTGGTTTACGCCAATCTAATGTTACTAAGTTGCAGTGGAGTGAAGTCGATTTAATTAGAAAACATGCACTCATTCACCCTGATCAATCTAAAACAAAGAAGGCGATCCCTGTTCCTTTAAACTCTCAGGCAATTGCAATTATAGAAAAACAAAAGGGCCTACACCCCTCATTTGTATTTACCTATTTTGGTAAGCCTGTTACGCGATGTAATAATCATGCTTGGCAAAAAGCGTTGGTTCGGGCAGGAATCAAAGATTTTCGTTGGCATGACTTGCGTCACACTTGGGCAAGTTGGCATGTGCAAAATGGTACCTCATTGCAAGAATTACAGCAATTAGGTGGATGGTCAGAATATGAAATGGTGTTACGTTACGCGCATCTTTCAAGTGACCATTTAAAGGTGGCAGCGGAAAGAATTACAAAAAATTCTGGCACGTTTTCGTCACTGTAA
- a CDS encoding helix-turn-helix domain-containing protein, whose protein sequence is MNTFNIEEASKFLGAHRETIRRMAASGELPGVKIGRGWRFIEQDLAMYMRNKYSTCDASWGVDIGDNKWHSRKKMGSGGSTSPSVTSVYAEALGLK, encoded by the coding sequence ATGAATACTTTTAATATTGAAGAGGCTTCAAAGTTTCTAGGCGCCCACAGGGAAACTATCCGACGAATGGCTGCATCAGGTGAACTACCTGGAGTAAAGATAGGGCGAGGTTGGCGTTTTATAGAACAAGATCTTGCGATGTATATGCGAAACAAGTACTCTACTTGCGATGCATCGTGGGGTGTCGATATAGGAGATAATAAATGGCACTCACGAAAAAAAATGGGTTCTGGTGGATCGACGTCACCTTCGGTGACAAGCGTATACGCAGAAGCACTAGGACTAAAGTAA
- a CDS encoding helix-turn-helix domain-containing protein has product MDIKLKIGLRIKESRKNKKFTAVQLAEVTGFSAQRISNWERGTRTPRFKDAEILGSALGVSPTWLLFLDIDHKPMKDHPFQTIPIINASSKIEGYLPIPSSIQDNITHDDFAFIVHDKSMSPIYNAGDLVTFCKEKQNHCDLVLIHINATEENLFRKISSEDNTFICSPINPDWPQIRFESASMFQIIGWVKNGAKVFY; this is encoded by the coding sequence ATGGATATAAAATTAAAAATAGGGTTAAGAATTAAAGAGTCGCGAAAAAACAAAAAATTCACTGCAGTGCAGTTGGCTGAAGTCACTGGTTTTTCAGCGCAACGAATTAGTAATTGGGAACGAGGAACAAGAACGCCCAGGTTTAAAGATGCAGAAATACTCGGTAGTGCATTGGGTGTTTCTCCAACATGGTTATTATTTTTAGATATTGACCACAAACCTATGAAGGATCATCCCTTCCAAACGATCCCTATAATCAATGCCTCATCTAAAATTGAAGGTTATCTCCCAATACCTTCATCAATTCAAGACAACATAACGCATGATGATTTTGCTTTTATTGTGCACGATAAAAGTATGTCTCCTATTTATAATGCAGGTGACCTAGTTACTTTCTGTAAAGAAAAACAGAACCACTGCGATTTAGTACTGATTCATATTAACGCTACAGAAGAGAACTTATTTAGAAAAATAAGCTCAGAAGACAATACGTTTATATGCTCACCTATCAATCCGGACTGGCCACAAATTCGATTTGAATCAGCATCAATGTTTCAAATAATAGGTTGGGTAAAGAATGGGGCTAAAGTATTTTATTAA
- a CDS encoding MFS transporter: MSSTVSSSKVGFSFSDLPVTCKLLLALSFIEAIGGGLSYHIAYFFSVSTNFNKLNIGFLGFSMGIGAILGSICGGYVTGKAQAKGIIGASFLLMGVAFVILAKVSSFHLSVVFVLLMGFGINLFITCSNSSFLQISKNTNHSLTIAQSYKNALENTGGIVAMVLIMLLAQNHFKLAMTLVGVTLILFSIVIFLKLEISNQDVAAKPSNKEEIETVYSSLIPMLFSVFCIGLTYGIQKTVLGIHLNETIGNSLIIGFFFATDPILIALFQVKLSKRIERFNKHIVACIGCILLGASTFAMGLSSTILGMFCSLLVFTLGEMLFMAYSVALCHQYGSSNHSGLGIGAWRSAYALGMMIGPLISGVAMYYFNAQSAWTISSLLCFMSAFLVFNSKRAQRLEAVY, from the coding sequence ATGAGCTCAACAGTCAGCTCTTCTAAAGTAGGGTTCTCTTTTAGTGATTTACCAGTCACTTGTAAATTATTATTGGCTCTTTCTTTTATAGAGGCTATTGGAGGCGGCCTATCTTACCATATTGCGTATTTTTTTAGTGTAAGCACAAATTTTAATAAATTAAATATAGGCTTCTTAGGCTTTTCAATGGGGATTGGAGCTATTTTGGGCAGTATATGTGGTGGATACGTTACGGGAAAAGCACAAGCAAAGGGTATAATTGGGGCAAGTTTCTTACTCATGGGCGTCGCATTTGTTATTCTAGCAAAAGTGAGTTCTTTTCATTTATCTGTTGTCTTTGTATTGTTAATGGGATTTGGGATCAACTTGTTCATCACTTGCAGTAACTCATCTTTCTTGCAGATTTCAAAAAATACCAATCACAGTTTAACGATTGCCCAATCCTATAAAAATGCACTGGAAAATACTGGTGGTATTGTGGCAATGGTTTTGATAATGCTTTTAGCGCAAAATCATTTTAAATTAGCAATGACTTTGGTCGGCGTTACTTTGATATTGTTTTCAATAGTTATTTTTCTAAAATTAGAAATCAGTAATCAGGATGTGGCTGCAAAACCCAGTAATAAAGAAGAAATTGAGACAGTCTATAGCTCGCTTATTCCAATGTTATTTTCAGTATTTTGCATCGGTTTAACTTATGGGATACAAAAAACAGTACTAGGGATTCACTTAAACGAAACAATAGGAAATTCTTTAATCATTGGATTTTTTTTCGCAACCGATCCCATTTTAATCGCATTATTTCAAGTAAAATTATCAAAAAGGATTGAGCGATTCAATAAACATATAGTTGCTTGTATCGGCTGTATTTTATTAGGGGCGTCAACGTTTGCTATGGGCCTGTCTTCTACAATACTAGGAATGTTTTGTTCGCTTTTAGTATTCACTCTTGGTGAAATGTTGTTTATGGCGTACTCCGTTGCATTATGTCATCAATATGGAAGCTCTAACCACAGTGGCCTAGGTATAGGGGCGTGGCGCAGCGCATATGCATTAGGCATGATGATTGGCCCTCTCATATCAGGAGTAGCAATGTATTATTTCAATGCCCAAAGTGCTTGGACAATATCTTCTTTGCTTTGTTTCATGAGTGCCTTCTTAGTATTTAATTCTAAAAGAGCACAGCGGTTAGAAGCTGTTTATTGA